A single Thermoanaerobacterium sp. RBIITD DNA region contains:
- a CDS encoding fucose isomerase, with protein sequence MINIPEVKVGIVATSRDCFPITLSEKRRNAVVKACIEKGISINEVTTTVENEIDAVNALKEANDLGVNALVIYLGNFGPEGPETMMAQKFDGPVMFVAAAEETKDNLYDGRGDAYCGMLNASYNLNLRNLNVYIPEYPVGYADEIADMISDFKDISRVILGLKKLKIISFGPRPQDFLACNAPIKPLYDLGIEIMENSELDLFEAYNNHKDDKRIPDVIKDMEKELGTGNKYGGILPKLAQYELTLRDWIDKNIGASQYVVFANKCWPAFQTQFGFVPCFVNSRLAASGIPVACETDIYGALSEYIITCATNLPATLLDINNTVPKDMYESNKDKIGDYKNSDLFMGFHCGNTSSCMMKNYTMKYQRIMHRLLEPDKEPDITRGTLEGTIRPGDITLFRLQSTADTKLRSYVAEGEVLDIDPMSFGSIGVFAVKEMARFYRHVLIEKNFPHHVGVAFKHAGKVLYAAMKLLGVDDVSFNQPATMLYKNENPFK encoded by the coding sequence ATGATAAACATACCAGAAGTTAAAGTAGGAATTGTAGCTACCAGCAGGGATTGTTTTCCAATCACTTTAAGTGAGAAAAGAAGAAATGCGGTAGTAAAAGCATGTATTGAAAAAGGCATATCTATAAATGAAGTCACCACAACTGTAGAAAATGAAATAGATGCCGTGAATGCTCTGAAAGAGGCTAATGATTTAGGCGTAAATGCACTTGTTATATACCTAGGCAATTTTGGACCGGAAGGACCTGAGACGATGATGGCTCAAAAGTTTGATGGCCCAGTGATGTTTGTTGCGGCGGCAGAGGAGACAAAAGACAATCTATACGATGGACGCGGTGACGCATATTGCGGTATGTTAAATGCTTCATACAATTTAAACTTAAGAAATCTAAATGTTTATATACCAGAATACCCAGTGGGATATGCAGATGAAATAGCTGATATGATATCAGATTTTAAAGATATTTCAAGGGTGATACTTGGACTTAAAAAGTTAAAAATAATAAGCTTTGGACCGAGGCCACAGGACTTTCTCGCATGTAATGCACCTATTAAGCCGCTTTATGACTTAGGCATCGAGATAATGGAGAATTCCGAATTAGATCTTTTTGAAGCTTACAATAATCATAAAGATGATAAAAGGATTCCAGATGTTATAAAAGACATGGAAAAAGAATTAGGTACCGGTAATAAGTACGGTGGCATACTGCCGAAGCTTGCACAGTATGAACTTACATTAAGGGACTGGATAGATAAAAATATAGGGGCGTCGCAATATGTGGTCTTTGCCAACAAATGCTGGCCGGCATTTCAAACGCAGTTTGGTTTTGTCCCATGTTTTGTAAATTCAAGGCTAGCAGCAAGCGGCATACCTGTGGCTTGTGAGACGGATATATATGGTGCACTTAGCGAATACATTATAACATGTGCCACAAATTTACCAGCAACACTTCTAGATATCAACAATACTGTTCCGAAAGATATGTATGAAAGCAATAAAGATAAAATTGGTGATTACAAAAATAGTGATCTTTTTATGGGATTTCACTGTGGAAATACTAGCAGTTGCATGATGAAAAATTATACTATGAAGTATCAGCGCATAATGCATAGATTATTAGAGCCCGATAAAGAGCCAGACATAACAAGAGGTACTTTGGAAGGAACTATTAGGCCAGGTGATATTACATTATTTAGATTACAAAGCACTGCAGACACAAAGCTTAGAAGTTATGTTGCCGAAGGTGAAGTACTGGATATTGATCCTATGTCTTTTGGCAGCATTGGTGTATTTGCGGTTAAAGAGATGGCGCGCTTCTACAGACATGTCTTGATAGAAAAGAATTTTCCACATCATGTAGGTGTTGCGTTTAAGCATGCTGGCAAAGTTTTGTACGCTGCTATGAAGCTTTTAGGCGTCGATGATGTTTCATTTAATCAGCCAGCCACAATGTTATACAAGAATGAAAATCCATTTAAATAA
- a CDS encoding L-ribulose-5-phosphate 4-epimerase, producing MLEELKQRVYKMNMMLPKNNLVTMTSGNVSGRDPETNLVVIKPSGVLYDDMTPDDMVVVDLDGNVVEGKLKPSVDTATHLYVYRHRSDVNGIVHTHSPYATSFAALGRSIPVYLTAIADEFGCAIPVGPYAKIGGEEIGKAIVDYIGDSPAILMKNHGVFTIGNTPEAALKAAVMVEDTAKTVHLALLLGTPDVIPDEEVKRAHERYLTKYGQ from the coding sequence ATGTTAGAAGAGTTGAAACAACGTGTATATAAAATGAACATGATGCTTCCTAAAAACAATTTGGTTACAATGACAAGCGGCAATGTCAGCGGAAGAGATCCTGAGACAAATCTTGTAGTCATAAAGCCCAGTGGAGTTTTGTACGATGACATGACTCCAGATGATATGGTAGTTGTGGATTTGGATGGCAATGTGGTTGAAGGTAAGCTAAAACCATCAGTTGATACTGCTACACATCTTTACGTCTACAGACATAGAAGTGATGTGAATGGAATTGTCCATACACACTCACCGTATGCTACAAGTTTTGCAGCACTTGGCCGGTCAATTCCAGTTTATCTTACAGCTATTGCAGACGAGTTTGGATGTGCAATTCCTGTAGGACCTTATGCGAAGATTGGCGGTGAAGAGATAGGCAAAGCGATTGTTGATTATATTGGCGATAGCCCTGCAATACTGATGAAAAATCATGGGGTTTTCACAATAGGAAATACGCCGGAAGCAGCTTTAAAAGCTGCAGTGATGGTGGAAGATACGGCAAAAACTGTTCATCTAGCGTTGTTATTAGGCACTCCTGATGTGATACCAGATGAAGAAGTGAAAAGAGCCCATGAGAGATATCTTACAAAATATGGTCAATGA
- the celB gene encoding PTS cellobiose transporter subunit IIC, translating to MSKFTDSLEEKLMPIAGKISENRYLTSIRDGFMLAVPLITIGAVFLLLAFLPIPGYSDFMAKTFGPNWNTFFMRPFEATMSIMSIFVVFGIAYSLAGHYKIDGLNTAATALVAFLIFTPFIINYTPEGAKKAIEVSGGIPVDWMGSKGLFVGILTAILSVEIVRFVVKRGWVIKMPKGVPPAVEKAFSALIPAAIVAIIIDVIRMLFAMTSYGTIHQFIYTVLQIPLTRLGDTLPATLIANFFEGLFWSFGIHGANVVGSVMGPIWLALAAENLQAFQAGHPVPHIITQQFHDMYMLVGGSGSTLGLVLAMLFFSKSRQVKTVGKLAIVPGLFNINEPVIFGLPIVLNPIMVIPFILTPMILATLTYIVMSIGLVGYPTGVVIPWTTPPIIGGLLVSGFSGAVWQIIELVISFFIYLPFLRVVDRQYLEQEQAMAVESQKG from the coding sequence ATGAGTAAGTTTACAGATTCGCTTGAAGAAAAATTGATGCCTATAGCAGGTAAAATTTCTGAAAATAGGTACTTGACATCAATTCGTGATGGCTTTATGCTCGCTGTTCCACTTATCACAATAGGTGCAGTTTTCTTGTTGCTGGCGTTTTTGCCTATACCTGGTTACTCCGATTTTATGGCAAAGACATTTGGACCAAACTGGAATACATTCTTTATGAGGCCCTTTGAGGCTACAATGTCAATAATGAGCATATTTGTAGTATTTGGCATTGCATACAGCCTCGCAGGGCATTACAAAATTGATGGTTTAAACACGGCTGCAACTGCACTTGTTGCATTTTTGATATTTACGCCGTTTATAATTAATTATACACCTGAAGGCGCTAAAAAAGCAATTGAAGTAAGTGGCGGCATACCAGTTGACTGGATGGGCTCAAAAGGTTTATTTGTTGGTATTTTAACAGCAATTTTGTCAGTGGAAATCGTAAGGTTTGTCGTAAAAAGAGGCTGGGTAATAAAGATGCCAAAAGGTGTTCCACCTGCAGTTGAAAAGGCTTTCTCTGCATTGATACCTGCGGCTATAGTCGCTATCATCATTGATGTAATAAGAATGCTGTTTGCTATGACATCTTATGGCACAATACATCAATTTATCTACACTGTATTGCAGATACCTTTGACAAGACTTGGTGATACACTGCCTGCTACGTTGATTGCTAACTTCTTCGAAGGACTTTTCTGGTCATTTGGTATACATGGTGCAAACGTAGTTGGATCTGTTATGGGACCAATATGGTTAGCACTTGCAGCCGAGAACTTGCAGGCATTCCAAGCTGGTCACCCAGTTCCACACATCATAACACAGCAGTTCCACGATATGTACATGCTAGTAGGTGGTTCAGGAAGCACATTAGGACTTGTACTTGCTATGCTTTTCTTCTCAAAATCAAGACAGGTTAAGACAGTTGGAAAGCTTGCTATAGTTCCAGGTTTATTTAACATCAATGAACCGGTAATATTTGGCTTGCCAATTGTTTTGAACCCTATAATGGTTATACCATTTATATTGACACCTATGATTTTAGCTACTTTGACTTACATTGTAATGTCAATAGGTTTGGTTGGATATCCAACAGGCGTTGTAATACCATGGACTACACCACCTATTATCGGAGGACTTTTGGTCTCAGGTTTTAGTGGTGCTGTATGGCAGATAATTGAATTAGTGATTTCATTCTTCATATACTTGCCATTCTTAAGAGTTGTAGATAGGCAGTACCTTGAGCAAGAGCAAGCAATGGCTGTTGAAAGCCAAAAAGGCTGA
- a CDS encoding D-lyxose/D-mannose family sugar isomerase, with product MISKNEYTEICKRTCDYFKKANIALTEKEKREIEVADFGLNDINNIGLQLVVYVNNDRYCAKEMVLFPNQICPEHKHPNINSKLGKQETFRCRYGKVYLYVEGVKSNNLHCKIPDKYKDSFTAFHEIILNPGEQYTIEPDTLHWFQADEEGAIVSEFSSHSDDLSDIFTDKRIKRIPEIGE from the coding sequence ATGATAAGTAAAAACGAGTATACGGAAATATGTAAAAGAACTTGTGATTATTTTAAAAAAGCGAATATTGCTCTTACAGAAAAAGAAAAAAGAGAAATTGAAGTGGCTGACTTCGGATTAAATGATATTAATAATATTGGTCTTCAATTAGTGGTATATGTAAATAATGATAGATATTGTGCAAAAGAGATGGTGCTATTTCCTAATCAAATTTGTCCTGAACATAAACATCCAAATATTAATAGTAAATTAGGTAAACAAGAAACGTTTCGTTGTAGGTATGGTAAGGTATATTTATATGTTGAAGGTGTTAAATCAAATAATTTGCATTGCAAAATTCCTGATAAATATAAGGATAGTTTTACAGCATTTCATGAAATTATATTAAATCCAGGGGAACAGTATACAATTGAACCCGATACATTACACTGGTTTCAAGCAGATGAAGAGGGAGCAATAGTATCAGAATTTTCGTCCCATAGTGATGATTTATCGGATATATTTACTGATAAAAGAATAAAACGAATACCAGAAATTGGGGAATAA
- a CDS encoding alpha-N-arabinofuranosidase, giving the protein MLSKIVINADNKKGKISKNIYGHFAEHLGKCIYEGFWVGKDSEIPNIDGIRKDVVEALKKIKIPVLRWPGGCFADEYHWKDGIGPYESRPKMINVHWGGVIENNHFGTHEFFELCDLLDTEPYICGNVGSGTVQEMREWIEYMTFDGESPMANLRASNGRKEPWKLKYFGVGNESWGCGGNMRPEYYADVYRRYSTYVRNFGSNKIFKIACGPNTDDYTWTEVLMREAGRLMDGLSLHYYTVPGTWERKGSATDFDEEEWFITMKKALYMDELITKHSTIMDKYDSEKRVALVVDEWGTWYDVEPGTNPGFLYQQNTMRDALVAGIHFSIFNKHCDRVKMANIAQTINVLQAVILTDGAKMVLTPTYHVFDMYKVHQDAELLDFNIDTPEYMRDSEHGIPQVTATVSSDDSGRIHISLCNLNPKESVTVECELRGTNVDKATGTILTADEMNAHNTFDNPNKVVSEEFDEIKIIGGKLIVSMPKMSVVTLEVEH; this is encoded by the coding sequence ATGTTATCCAAAATCGTTATCAATGCAGATAATAAAAAAGGCAAAATCAGTAAAAATATCTATGGCCACTTCGCTGAACATTTAGGAAAGTGTATATATGAAGGTTTTTGGGTTGGTAAAGATTCAGAAATACCCAATATAGATGGTATTCGGAAAGACGTTGTTGAAGCGTTGAAGAAAATTAAAATACCTGTATTGAGATGGCCTGGTGGATGCTTTGCAGATGAATACCATTGGAAAGACGGTATAGGACCTTATGAATCAAGACCAAAAATGATTAATGTACATTGGGGCGGTGTAATCGAAAACAATCATTTTGGAACACATGAGTTCTTTGAATTATGTGATCTTTTGGATACAGAGCCATATATTTGCGGTAATGTTGGAAGTGGTACAGTTCAAGAGATGAGGGAATGGATAGAGTACATGACATTTGATGGAGAGTCACCAATGGCAAATTTGAGAGCCTCAAATGGGAGAAAAGAACCGTGGAAGCTTAAATACTTTGGTGTTGGTAATGAAAGCTGGGGCTGCGGAGGTAATATGCGTCCTGAATATTATGCTGATGTATATAGAAGATATTCCACCTATGTCAGGAATTTTGGCAGCAATAAGATATTTAAAATTGCTTGCGGACCTAATACAGACGATTATACTTGGACAGAAGTGTTGATGAGAGAAGCTGGAAGACTAATGGATGGTCTTAGTTTGCATTACTATACAGTACCAGGTACATGGGAAAGAAAAGGTTCAGCTACAGATTTTGATGAAGAAGAATGGTTTATCACCATGAAGAAAGCGTTGTACATGGATGAATTAATAACAAAGCACTCTACGATAATGGATAAATATGATTCTGAAAAAAGAGTTGCATTAGTTGTAGATGAATGGGGTACATGGTATGATGTAGAACCAGGCACAAACCCGGGGTTCTTGTATCAACAAAATACAATGAGAGATGCTTTGGTTGCAGGCATTCACTTTAGCATATTTAATAAGCATTGCGATAGAGTCAAGATGGCTAATATAGCACAGACTATAAATGTTTTACAAGCCGTAATTCTTACAGATGGAGCTAAAATGGTACTTACACCGACATATCATGTATTTGACATGTATAAAGTTCATCAAGATGCAGAATTATTAGATTTTAATATTGATACACCAGAATATATGCGTGATTCAGAACATGGTATTCCTCAAGTAACAGCAACTGTTTCTTCTGATGATAGTGGAAGAATTCATATTTCTCTGTGCAACCTAAATCCTAAAGAATCAGTTACTGTGGAATGTGAACTTAGAGGAACAAATGTAGACAAAGCAACAGGTACAATATTAACTGCTGATGAAATGAATGCGCACAATACTTTTGACAATCCTAATAAAGTTGTATCAGAAGAATTTGATGAAATTAAAATAATAGGCGGTAAATTGATTGTTTCAATGCCTAAAATGTCAGTCGTTACTTTAGAAGTAGAACATTAA
- a CDS encoding PTS sugar transporter subunit IIB, giving the protein MLKIILFCSSGSSTSMLIGRIEEAAKARGIEVAVDAYPEAQMEKYVEEADVVLLGPQVKFILPKAKKICSEKGVPVDVINPVVYGMMDGEKVLDQALSMANK; this is encoded by the coding sequence ATGCTTAAGATTATTCTCTTTTGCTCTTCAGGTTCATCGACAAGCATGTTAATTGGCAGAATTGAAGAGGCAGCAAAAGCAAGAGGTATAGAGGTCGCTGTTGATGCATACCCTGAAGCACAGATGGAAAAATACGTTGAAGAAGCGGATGTAGTTCTCTTAGGTCCGCAAGTAAAATTCATACTGCCAAAAGCAAAGAAAATATGCAGTGAAAAAGGTGTACCTGTAGATGTGATAAATCCAGTCGTCTACGGTATGATGGATGGAGAAAAAGTATTAGACCAAGCTTTAAGCATGGCTAATAAATAG
- a CDS encoding ribulokinase, translating into MAKFSIGIDYGTESARALLLNLDTAEEVASSTMNYPHGVMDERLPDGTVLPQDWALEHPDDYIEVLKKIIPDVIIKSGINKDDVVGIGIDFTACTMLPIKKDGTPLCDLPEYKSNPHAYVKLWKHHAAQPEANMLNKIASEREEDFLARYGGKISSEWLIPKIWQILNEAPDIYEEADKFIEATDWVIMKLTGNERRNSCTAGYKAIWHKRKGYPSKEFFKALDERLENVVDEKLSRDIYPLGTKAGELTEEMAEMIGLKPGIAVAVGNVDAHVSLPAVGVASPGKMVMIMGTSICHVVLGDKEVEVPGMCGVVEDGIVPGYYGYEAGQSAVGDIFAWFVDNCVPDDYKKEAQERGISVHQLLTEKASKLKPGESGLLALDWLNGNRSVLVDADLTGLILGLTLRTKPEEIYRALIESTAYGTRMIINTFNEYGIKIDELYACGGLPEKNPMLMQIYADVTNLEIKVSKSNQTPALGAAMFGAVAAGKENGGFDSIFEAAKIIPKLKDKTFKPISENVEIYEKLFQEYKLLHDYFGRGANDVMKRLKNIKEVVSDVRRVETTCI; encoded by the coding sequence ATGGCAAAATTTTCAATAGGTATTGACTATGGCACAGAATCCGCAAGGGCATTGCTTTTAAATCTTGATACAGCAGAGGAAGTAGCTTCTTCAACGATGAACTATCCGCATGGCGTCATGGATGAGAGACTTCCAGACGGGACAGTATTGCCGCAGGATTGGGCATTAGAGCATCCTGATGATTATATAGAAGTTTTGAAAAAGATAATTCCAGATGTGATAATAAAGTCTGGAATAAATAAAGATGATGTTGTGGGGATTGGCATAGACTTTACAGCATGTACGATGCTTCCTATAAAAAAAGATGGTACGCCTTTGTGCGATTTACCAGAATATAAATCAAATCCGCATGCATATGTTAAACTTTGGAAACATCATGCAGCTCAACCTGAAGCTAATATGTTAAATAAGATTGCTTCTGAAAGAGAAGAGGATTTCTTAGCAAGGTATGGTGGAAAGATTTCTTCTGAGTGGCTGATACCGAAGATATGGCAAATCTTAAATGAAGCTCCAGATATTTATGAAGAAGCAGATAAATTCATAGAAGCAACTGACTGGGTTATTATGAAATTAACTGGCAATGAAAGGAGAAATAGCTGTACAGCAGGTTATAAAGCGATTTGGCATAAGAGAAAGGGATACCCTTCAAAAGAATTTTTTAAAGCGTTAGATGAGAGGCTTGAAAATGTAGTAGATGAAAAGTTATCAAGAGACATATATCCTTTAGGCACAAAAGCAGGTGAATTAACTGAGGAAATGGCGGAGATGATTGGCTTAAAGCCTGGTATTGCTGTTGCTGTAGGCAATGTCGATGCACATGTTTCGCTTCCTGCAGTAGGTGTAGCATCTCCAGGAAAGATGGTTATGATAATGGGCACGTCTATATGCCATGTAGTTTTAGGGGACAAAGAAGTTGAGGTTCCGGGTATGTGTGGAGTAGTGGAAGACGGCATTGTACCAGGATATTATGGATATGAAGCTGGACAGTCAGCGGTAGGAGACATATTTGCGTGGTTTGTAGATAATTGCGTTCCAGATGATTACAAAAAAGAAGCTCAAGAAAGAGGCATATCTGTACATCAGCTTTTGACAGAAAAAGCCTCAAAGCTAAAACCGGGAGAAAGTGGCCTTTTGGCACTTGATTGGCTTAATGGAAATAGATCTGTTTTGGTTGATGCGGATCTTACTGGTTTGATTTTAGGATTGACACTTAGAACTAAACCTGAAGAAATATACAGAGCTTTGATAGAGTCAACCGCATATGGTACACGGATGATAATAAATACATTTAATGAGTACGGCATAAAGATAGATGAGCTTTACGCCTGTGGCGGACTTCCTGAGAAAAATCCGATGCTTATGCAGATATACGCTGATGTAACAAACTTAGAAATAAAAGTATCGAAGTCAAACCAGACGCCGGCATTAGGTGCGGCTATGTTTGGTGCGGTTGCAGCAGGAAAGGAAAATGGCGGTTTTGACAGCATATTTGAAGCAGCTAAAATCATACCAAAGTTAAAAGACAAGACATTCAAGCCTATTTCTGAAAATGTTGAGATATATGAAAAGCTATTTCAGGAGTATAAACTGCTTCACGACTACTTTGGAAGAGGGGCAAATGATGTAATGAAGAGGCTAAAAAACATAAAAGAGGTGGTTTCAGATGTTAGAAGAGTTGAAACAACGTGTATATAA
- a CDS encoding glycoside hydrolase family 1 protein, whose translation MAKEYKFPENFWWGSATSATQIEGAASEDGKGMNVWDYWYKQVPNRFFNGVGPEVTSDFYHRYKDDIRLMKEIGHNSFRFSISWSRLIPGGVGEVNKKAVDFYNNVINELLENGIMPIATLFHFDMPIEMQHIGGFESRQVLENYKNYAKTCFELFGDRVKRWITFNEPIVPAEGGYLYNFHYPDIVDFKKAIQVCFNTVLASAMVINEFRKLNIKDGKIGIVLNLTPSYPRSNHPADLKAAEIADLLFNRSFLDPCVKGEYPEKLVELLKSYNHLPVYTEDDLELIKNNTVDYLGVNYYQPRRVKAKENMPNPYGVFTPDWFFDEYIMPGRRMNPYRGWEIYEKGIYDLLINVRDNYGNIESYISENGMGVEGEERFIKDGIIQDDYRIDFIKGHLKWLYKAIEEGCNVKGYHLWSFMDNWSFLNAYKNRYGLVSVDLATQKRTIKKSGYWFKELAKNNGFSE comes from the coding sequence ATGGCAAAAGAATATAAATTTCCAGAAAATTTTTGGTGGGGCTCTGCCACATCTGCAACTCAAATAGAAGGTGCTGCAAGTGAAGATGGAAAAGGTATGAATGTATGGGATTATTGGTACAAACAGGTACCAAACCGCTTTTTTAATGGTGTTGGACCTGAAGTAACATCCGATTTTTATCACAGGTATAAAGATGACATAAGATTGATGAAAGAAATAGGGCACAATTCATTTAGATTTTCAATATCGTGGTCAAGATTGATTCCAGGTGGAGTAGGTGAAGTAAACAAGAAGGCGGTAGATTTCTACAATAATGTAATAAATGAGCTTTTAGAAAATGGTATTATGCCTATAGCTACTTTGTTTCACTTCGATATGCCGATAGAAATGCAGCACATTGGAGGTTTTGAAAGCCGTCAAGTCTTGGAAAATTACAAAAACTATGCTAAGACATGCTTTGAGCTTTTTGGAGACAGAGTGAAAAGGTGGATTACATTTAATGAGCCCATAGTTCCAGCAGAAGGAGGATACCTTTATAACTTTCATTATCCAGACATTGTGGATTTTAAGAAAGCTATACAGGTGTGTTTCAATACGGTTTTAGCAAGTGCAATGGTAATAAACGAATTCAGAAAATTAAATATAAAAGATGGAAAAATCGGAATTGTATTAAACCTTACTCCATCATATCCTCGGAGCAATCATCCTGCAGATCTTAAGGCGGCAGAGATAGCTGATCTTCTCTTCAATAGAAGCTTTTTAGATCCATGTGTAAAAGGAGAATATCCTGAGAAACTTGTAGAGCTTCTAAAGAGTTACAATCATTTACCGGTGTATACTGAGGATGATCTTGAGCTTATAAAAAACAATACTGTTGACTATCTTGGAGTAAATTACTATCAGCCAAGAAGAGTCAAAGCAAAAGAAAATATGCCCAATCCATACGGCGTATTTACGCCTGACTGGTTCTTTGATGAGTACATCATGCCGGGAAGAAGAATGAATCCGTATAGAGGATGGGAGATATACGAAAAAGGTATATATGACCTACTCATAAATGTGAGGGACAACTACGGAAACATAGAGTCATATATCTCCGAAAATGGCATGGGTGTAGAGGGAGAAGAGCGCTTCATAAAAGACGGCATAATCCAAGACGATTACAGGATAGACTTTATCAAAGGCCATTTAAAATGGCTTTATAAGGCAATAGAAGAAGGATGCAACGTAAAAGGATACCACCTGTGGTCTTTCATGGATAACTGGTCATTCTTAAATGCGTATAAAAACCGCTATGGACTCGTTTCTGTGGATTTAGCTACACAAAAAAGGACTATCAAGAAAAGTGGATATTGGTTTAAAGAGTTAGCAAAAAATAATGGATTTAGTGAATAA
- a CDS encoding glycine/betaine/sarcosine/D-proline family reductase selenoprotein B codes for MIKAVQFLNQVQAGYGTDEKMNMEPQSQFGAIGLGMLLKNTMMRNGGDIIGTVICGDNYFLENKDEAIEKILTMIKQFNPDVVICGPALNYKRYGDCCGYLTEAVIEKLDIPAFAAMSKDNTGTELFRKKIYIIETPNRGGIGLNDSLRKISKFAVKLAQGQPIGSPEEEGYFPQE; via the coding sequence ATGATTAAAGCGGTACAATTCTTAAACCAGGTTCAGGCTGGATACGGAACAGATGAAAAAATGAATATGGAACCTCAATCCCAATTTGGTGCTATAGGATTGGGAATGTTATTAAAAAACACCATGATGAGAAACGGTGGGGATATAATTGGTACCGTAATATGTGGTGATAACTATTTTCTTGAAAATAAAGACGAAGCTATTGAAAAAATATTAACCATGATAAAACAATTTAATCCGGACGTAGTTATATGTGGTCCTGCATTAAATTACAAAAGATACGGTGATTGCTGTGGATATTTGACAGAAGCAGTTATTGAAAAGTTGGACATTCCGGCTTTTGCTGCCATGTCGAAGGACAATACAGGTACAGAATTATTTAGAAAAAAGATATACATCATAGAGACTCCAAATAGAGGAGGCATTGGACTAAATGATTCTCTGAGAAAAATATCGAAATTTGCAGTGAAATTGGCACAAGGACAACCCATAGGATCACCTGAAGAAGAAGGGTATTTCCCACAGGAATAG
- a CDS encoding class II fructose-bisphosphate aldolase, with amino-acid sequence MLVSGKNILNDAKKNKYAVGAFNVINDVMIRATVDAAVELQSPIILEFAEIHFKHSDFELIAKEVVTIANRVEIPVALHLDHCKDFNNFIKAIKFGFTSFMYDGSSLPYEQNVKMTKQVTDIAHSLGYSVEGEIGHVGEGVEYDLPQTSKLFTTPEDASKFAKETGIDFMAVAFGSAHGIYKSKPNLDINLLKKINNVVDILLVLHGGSRLTDDDFKNCIKNGICKINYFTELSLIAKYAIRELINDNDNIVGYPEILDASYKVIKERVKNRILLFGSNGMA; translated from the coding sequence ATGTTAGTAAGTGGTAAAAATATTCTTAATGATGCAAAAAAGAATAAATATGCTGTTGGGGCATTTAATGTAATAAATGATGTTATGATCAGAGCTACGGTAGATGCAGCTGTTGAGCTACAATCACCAATAATTTTAGAGTTTGCGGAAATACATTTTAAGCATTCTGATTTTGAATTAATAGCAAAAGAAGTTGTTACTATAGCTAATAGAGTTGAGATTCCTGTGGCACTTCACCTTGATCATTGTAAAGATTTTAATAATTTTATAAAAGCGATAAAGTTTGGTTTTACTTCATTTATGTATGATGGTTCTTCATTACCATATGAACAAAATGTTAAGATGACAAAACAAGTAACAGATATTGCACATTCATTGGGTTATTCTGTTGAAGGAGAGATAGGGCATGTTGGTGAAGGAGTAGAGTACGATCTACCTCAAACATCGAAATTATTTACAACACCTGAAGATGCTTCGAAATTTGCTAAAGAAACTGGAATAGACTTTATGGCGGTTGCATTTGGTTCTGCTCATGGAATATATAAAAGCAAGCCAAATTTAGACATAAATTTATTGAAAAAAATTAACAATGTCGTGGATATTCTTTTAGTCTTACACGGAGGTTCAAGACTCACTGATGATGATTTTAAAAATTGTATTAAAAATGGAATTTGTAAAATAAATTATTTTACTGAATTATCATTGATCGCAAAATATGCAATAAGGGAGTTAATAAATGATAACGATAATATAGTGGGATATCCGGAAATACTTGATGCTTCTTATAAAGTAATTAAAGAAAGAGTAAAAAATCGGATTTTATTATTTGGAAGTAATGGAATGGCGTAA